The following are encoded together in the Culex pipiens pallens isolate TS chromosome 1, TS_CPP_V2, whole genome shotgun sequence genome:
- the LOC120429815 gene encoding sodium/potassium-transporting ATPase subunit alpha isoform X4 produces MARSIDDETGRADSYRVATVAPLKDDNRTADGQYKSRRKMPPKKKGDNLDELKQELDIDFHKITPEELYQRLQTHPENGLSHAKAKENLERDGPNALTPPKQTPEWVKFCKNLFGGFAMLLWIGAILCFVAYSIQASTVEEPADDNLYLGIVLSAVVIVTGIFSYYQESKSSKIMESFKNMVPQFATVLREGEKLTLRAEDLVIGDVVEVKFGDRIPADIRIIEARSFKVDNSSLTGESEPQSRAPDFTHENPLETKNLAFFSTNAVEGTAKGVVISCGDHTVMGRIAGLASGLDTGETPIAKEIHHFIHLITGVAVFLGVTFFVIAFILGYHWLDAVIFLIGIIVANVPEGLLATVTVCLTLTAKRMASKNCLVKNLEAVETLGSTSTICSDKTGTLTQNRMTVAHMWFDNQIIEADTTEDQSGVQYDRTSPGFKALSRIATLCNRAEFKGGQDGVPILKKEVSGDASEAALLKCMELALGDVLSIRKRNKKVCEIPFNSTNKYQVSIHETEDPSDPRHLLVMKGAPERILERCSTIFINGKEKMMDEEMKEAFNNAYLELGGLGERVLGFCDVMLPTDKFPQGFKFNADDINFPVENLRFVGLMSMIDPPRAAVPDAVAKCRSAGIKVIMVTGDHPITAKAIAKSVGIISEGNETIEDIAQRLNIPVSEVNPREAKAAVVHGSELRDLASDQLDEILRYHTEIVFARTSPQQKLIIVEGCQRMGAIVAVTGDGVNDSPALKKADIGVAMGIAGSDVSKQAADMILLDDNFASIVTGVEEGRLIFDNLKKSIAYTLTSNIPEISPFLAFILCDIPLPLGTVTILCIDLGTDMVPAISLAYEEAESDIMKRQPRNPFTDKLVNERLISMAYGQIGMIQAAAGFFVYFVIMAENGFLPLYLFGLRKSWDSKAVNDLTDSYGQEWTYRDRKTLEFTCHTAFFVSIVVVQWADLIICKTRRNSIFHQGMRNWALNFGLVFETILAAVLSYTPGMDKGLRMFPLKFVWWLPALPFSLSIFVYDEIRRFYLRRNPGGWLEQETYY; encoded by the exons ACCGGTCGGGCGGACTCGTACCGAGTCGCCACCGTGGCACCGCTGAAGGATGACAACCGAACCGCCGACGGACAGTATAAG TCCAGACGCAAAATGCCACCAAAGAAGAAAGGAGATAATTTGGATGAGCTGAAGCAGGAGTTGGacatcgattttcacaaaatcacACCGGAAGAACTGTACCAACGACTACAGACACATCCAGAAAAT GGTCTAAGCCACGCGAAAGCAAAGGAGAACCTGGAACGAGATGGACCAAACGCACTCACCCCACCTAAACAGACGCCCGAGTGGGTCAAGTTCTGCAAGAATCTCTTCGGTGGCTTCGCCATGCTGCTGTGGATTGGTGCTATTCTCTGCTTCGTCGCCTACTCGATCCAGGCCAGTACCGTTGAGGAACCGGCCGACGATAACCTGTACCTCGGCATCGTGCTGTCCGCCGTCGTGATAGTCACCGGTATCTTCTCGTACTATCAG gaATCGAAAAGTTCAAAGATCATGGAGTCGTTCAAGAACATGGTGCCCCAGTTTGCGACCGTGCTGCGCGAGGGTGAGAAGCTGACGCTGCGCGCCGAAGACCTGGTCATCGGAGACGTCGTCGAGGTCAAGTTCGGAGACAGGATACCCGCCGATATCCGCATCATCGAGGCGCGAAGCTTTAAG GTCGACAACTCGTCGCTCACCGGAGAGTCGGAGCCGCAGTCGCGTGCCCCGGACTTTACCCACGAGAACCCGCTGGAAACCAAGAATCTGGCCTTCTTCTCCACCAACGCCGTCGAGGGAACCGCGAAGGGAGTCGTCATCAGCTGCGGAGATCACACCGTGATGGGACGTATCGCCGGGTTGGCCTCGGGTCTGGACACCGGAGAGACTCCGATCGCGAAGGAAATTCACCACTTTATCCATCTGATTACCGGTGTGGCAGTGTTTCTGGGTGTGACGTTCTTCGTGATTGCGTTCATCCTGGGTTATCACTGGCTGGATGCCGTTATCTTCCTGATTGGTATTATTGTGGCTAACGTGCCGGAGGGTCTGCTGGCAACGGTGACGGTGTGTTTGACGCTGACTGCCAAGCGTATGGCGTCGAAGAACTGTCTGGTGAAGAACTTGGAAGCTGTGGAGACGCTGGGATCGACTTCGACCATCTGCTCGGATAAGACCGGAACGCTGACCCAGAACCGGATGACCGTCGCTCACATGTGGTTCGACAACCAGATTATCGAGGCCGACACCACTGAAGACCAAAGCGGTGTTCAGTACGACCGTACCAGTCCCGGCTTTAAGGCATTGTCCCGCATCGCCACGCTGTGCAATCGTGCCGAATTTAAGGGTGGCCAAGATGGCGTACCAATCCTGAAGAAGGAAGTCAGTGGCGATGCGTCGGAAGCTGCCTTGCTGAAGTGTATGGAGCTGGCTCTCGGTGATGTACTGAGCATTCGCAAGCGTAACAAGAAGGTGTGCGAGATTCCGTTTAACTCGACTAACAAGTACCAGGTGTCGATCCACGAGACGGAGGATCCCAGCGATCCGCGCCATCTGCTCGTCATGAAGGGTGCCCCGGAGCGTATTTTGGAACGTTGCTCGACCATCTTCATCAACGGCAAGGAAAAGATGATGGACGAAGAGATGAAGGAGGCGTTCAACAACGCGTACCTGGAGCTGGGAGGACTTGGAGAGCGTGTGCTCGGATTCTGCGACGTGATGCTGCCTACGGACAAGTTCCCCCAGGGATTCAAATTCAACGCCGACGATATTAACTTCCCCGTCGAGAACCTGCGCTTCGTCGGCCTCATGTCCATGATTGACCCTCCGCGTGCCGCTGTCCCGGACGCCGTTGCCAAGTGCCGCTCCGCCGGTATCAAGGTTATCATGGTTACCGGAGATCACCCGATCACCGCCAAGGCCATTGCCAAGTCAGTCGGTATCATCTCGGAGGGCAACGAAACCATTGAGGACATCGCCCAGCGTCTCAATATCCCGGTTTCGGAGGTTAACCCTCGTGAGGCTAAGGCCGCCGTTGTGCACGGTTCGGAGCTGCGAGATCTGGCCTCGGACCAGCTCGATGAAATTCTGCGCTACCACACCGAAATTGTGTTCGCTCGTACATCGCCCCAGCAAAAGCTGATCATCGTCGAGGGTTGCCAGCGTATGGGCGCCATCGTGGCCGTAACGGGTGACGGTGTCAACGATTCACCTGCCCTGAAGAAGGCTGACATTGGTGTTGCTATGGGTATCGCCGGTTCCGACGTGTCCAAGCAG GCCGCCGACATGATCCTGCTGGACGACAACTTCGCCTCGATCGTCACCGGTGTCGAGGAGGGCCGCCTGATTTTCGACAACCTGAAGAAGTCGATCGCGTACACGCTGACGTCCAACATTCCGGAGATCTCGCCCTTCCTGGCGTTCATCCTGTGCGACATTCCGCTCCCGCTCGGCACcgtcaccattctgtgcatcgaTCTGGGAACCGACATG GTCCCTGCCATTTCGCTAGCCTATGAGGAAGCCGAGTCCGATATCATGAAACGTCAGCCACGAAACCCGTTCACTGATAAATTGGTCAATGAAAG ACTTATCTCGATGGCCTACGGACAGATCGGTATGATCCAGGCCGCCGCCGGTTTCTTCGTGTACTTTGTCATCATGGCCGAGAACGGCTTCCTGCCGCTGTACCTGTTCGGTCTGCGCAAGAGCTGGGACTCCAAGGCCGTCAACGATCTGACCGACTCGTACGGCCAGGAATGG ACCTACCGCGACCGCAAGACGCTCGAGTTCACCTGCCACACCGCGTTCTTCGTGTCCATCGTGGTCGTCCAGTGGGCCGATTTGATCATCTGCAAGACCCGCCGTAACTCGATTTTCCACCAGGGCATGAGAAACTGGGCGCTCAACTTCGGTCTCGTGTTCGAGACGATACTGGCCGCGGTCCTATCGTACACGCCCGGCATGGACAAGGGCCTGCGCATGTTCCCACTCAA GTTCGTCTGGTGGCTGCCAGCCTTGCCGTTCAGCTTGTCCATCTTCGTGTACGACGAGATTCGTCGTTTCTACTTGAGACGCAACCCAGGCGGCTGGTTAGAACAAGAAACGTACTACTAG
- the LOC120429815 gene encoding sodium/potassium-transporting ATPase subunit alpha isoform X3 — protein sequence MARSIDDETGRADSYRVATVAPLKDDNRTADGQYKSRRKMPPKKKGDNLDELKQELDIDFHKITPEELYQRLQTHPENGLSHAKAKENLERDGPNALTPPKQTPEWVKFCKNLFGGFAMLLWIGAILCFVAYSIQASTVEEPADDNLYLGIVLSAVVIVTGIFSYYQESKSSKIMESFKNMVPQFATVLREGEKLTLRAEDLVIGDVVEVKFGDRIPADIRIIEARSFKVDNSSLTGESEPQSRAPDFTHENPLETKNLAFFSTNAVEGTAKGVVISCGDHTVMGRIAGLASGLDTGETPIAKEIHHFIHLITGVAVFLGVTFFVIAFILGYHWLDAVIFLIGIIVANVPEGLLATVTVCLTLTAKRMASKNCLVKNLEAVETLGSTSTICSDKTGTLTQNRMTVAHMWFDNQIIEADTTEDQSGVQYDRTSPGFKALSRIATLCNRAEFKGGQDGVPILKKEVSGDASEAALLKCMELALGDVLSIRKRNKKVCEIPFNSTNKYQVSIHETEDPSDPRHLLVMKGAPERILERCSTIFINGKEKMMDEEMKEAFNNAYLELGGLGERVLGFCDVMLPTDKFPQGFKFNADDINFPVENLRFVGLMSMIDPPRAAVPDAVAKCRSAGIKVIMVTGDHPITAKAIAKSVGIISEGNETIEDIAQRLNIPVSEVNPREAKAAVVHGSELRDLASDQLDEILRYHTEIVFARTSPQQKLIIVEGCQRMGAIVAVTGDGVNDSPALKKADIGVAMGIAGSDVSKQAADMILLDDNFASIVTGVEEGRLIFDNLKKSIAYTLTSNIPEISPFLAFILCDIPLPLGTVTILCIDLGTDMVPAISLAYEHAESDIMKRPPRDPFNDKLVNERLISMAYGQIGMIQAAAGFFVYFVIMAENGFLPLYLFGLRKSWDSKAVNDLTDSYGQEWTYRDRKTLEFTCHTAFFVSIVVVQWADLIICKTRRNSIFHQGMRNWALNFGLVFETILAAVLSYTPGMDKGLRMFPLKFVWWLPALPFSLSIFVYDEIRRFYLRRNPGGWLEQETYY from the exons ACCGGTCGGGCGGACTCGTACCGAGTCGCCACCGTGGCACCGCTGAAGGATGACAACCGAACCGCCGACGGACAGTATAAG TCCAGACGCAAAATGCCACCAAAGAAGAAAGGAGATAATTTGGATGAGCTGAAGCAGGAGTTGGacatcgattttcacaaaatcacACCGGAAGAACTGTACCAACGACTACAGACACATCCAGAAAAT GGTCTAAGCCACGCGAAAGCAAAGGAGAACCTGGAACGAGATGGACCAAACGCACTCACCCCACCTAAACAGACGCCCGAGTGGGTCAAGTTCTGCAAGAATCTCTTCGGTGGCTTCGCCATGCTGCTGTGGATTGGTGCTATTCTCTGCTTCGTCGCCTACTCGATCCAGGCCAGTACCGTTGAGGAACCGGCCGACGATAACCTGTACCTCGGCATCGTGCTGTCCGCCGTCGTGATAGTCACCGGTATCTTCTCGTACTATCAG gaATCGAAAAGTTCAAAGATCATGGAGTCGTTCAAGAACATGGTGCCCCAGTTTGCGACCGTGCTGCGCGAGGGTGAGAAGCTGACGCTGCGCGCCGAAGACCTGGTCATCGGAGACGTCGTCGAGGTCAAGTTCGGAGACAGGATACCCGCCGATATCCGCATCATCGAGGCGCGAAGCTTTAAG GTCGACAACTCGTCGCTCACCGGAGAGTCGGAGCCGCAGTCGCGTGCCCCGGACTTTACCCACGAGAACCCGCTGGAAACCAAGAATCTGGCCTTCTTCTCCACCAACGCCGTCGAGGGAACCGCGAAGGGAGTCGTCATCAGCTGCGGAGATCACACCGTGATGGGACGTATCGCCGGGTTGGCCTCGGGTCTGGACACCGGAGAGACTCCGATCGCGAAGGAAATTCACCACTTTATCCATCTGATTACCGGTGTGGCAGTGTTTCTGGGTGTGACGTTCTTCGTGATTGCGTTCATCCTGGGTTATCACTGGCTGGATGCCGTTATCTTCCTGATTGGTATTATTGTGGCTAACGTGCCGGAGGGTCTGCTGGCAACGGTGACGGTGTGTTTGACGCTGACTGCCAAGCGTATGGCGTCGAAGAACTGTCTGGTGAAGAACTTGGAAGCTGTGGAGACGCTGGGATCGACTTCGACCATCTGCTCGGATAAGACCGGAACGCTGACCCAGAACCGGATGACCGTCGCTCACATGTGGTTCGACAACCAGATTATCGAGGCCGACACCACTGAAGACCAAAGCGGTGTTCAGTACGACCGTACCAGTCCCGGCTTTAAGGCATTGTCCCGCATCGCCACGCTGTGCAATCGTGCCGAATTTAAGGGTGGCCAAGATGGCGTACCAATCCTGAAGAAGGAAGTCAGTGGCGATGCGTCGGAAGCTGCCTTGCTGAAGTGTATGGAGCTGGCTCTCGGTGATGTACTGAGCATTCGCAAGCGTAACAAGAAGGTGTGCGAGATTCCGTTTAACTCGACTAACAAGTACCAGGTGTCGATCCACGAGACGGAGGATCCCAGCGATCCGCGCCATCTGCTCGTCATGAAGGGTGCCCCGGAGCGTATTTTGGAACGTTGCTCGACCATCTTCATCAACGGCAAGGAAAAGATGATGGACGAAGAGATGAAGGAGGCGTTCAACAACGCGTACCTGGAGCTGGGAGGACTTGGAGAGCGTGTGCTCGGATTCTGCGACGTGATGCTGCCTACGGACAAGTTCCCCCAGGGATTCAAATTCAACGCCGACGATATTAACTTCCCCGTCGAGAACCTGCGCTTCGTCGGCCTCATGTCCATGATTGACCCTCCGCGTGCCGCTGTCCCGGACGCCGTTGCCAAGTGCCGCTCCGCCGGTATCAAGGTTATCATGGTTACCGGAGATCACCCGATCACCGCCAAGGCCATTGCCAAGTCAGTCGGTATCATCTCGGAGGGCAACGAAACCATTGAGGACATCGCCCAGCGTCTCAATATCCCGGTTTCGGAGGTTAACCCTCGTGAGGCTAAGGCCGCCGTTGTGCACGGTTCGGAGCTGCGAGATCTGGCCTCGGACCAGCTCGATGAAATTCTGCGCTACCACACCGAAATTGTGTTCGCTCGTACATCGCCCCAGCAAAAGCTGATCATCGTCGAGGGTTGCCAGCGTATGGGCGCCATCGTGGCCGTAACGGGTGACGGTGTCAACGATTCACCTGCCCTGAAGAAGGCTGACATTGGTGTTGCTATGGGTATCGCCGGTTCCGACGTGTCCAAGCAG GCCGCCGACATGATCCTGCTGGACGACAACTTCGCCTCGATCGTCACCGGTGTCGAGGAGGGCCGCCTGATTTTCGACAACCTGAAGAAGTCGATCGCGTACACGCTGACGTCCAACATTCCGGAGATCTCGCCCTTCCTGGCGTTCATCCTGTGCGACATTCCGCTCCCGCTCGGCACcgtcaccattctgtgcatcgaTCTGGGAACCGACATG GTACCCGCCATTTCGCTGGCCTACGAGCACGCCGAGTCCGACATCATGAAGCGACCGCCCCGTGATCCGTTCAACGATAAACTTGTGAACGAAag ACTTATCTCGATGGCCTACGGACAGATCGGTATGATCCAGGCCGCCGCCGGTTTCTTCGTGTACTTTGTCATCATGGCCGAGAACGGCTTCCTGCCGCTGTACCTGTTCGGTCTGCGCAAGAGCTGGGACTCCAAGGCCGTCAACGATCTGACCGACTCGTACGGCCAGGAATGG ACCTACCGCGACCGCAAGACGCTCGAGTTCACCTGCCACACCGCGTTCTTCGTGTCCATCGTGGTCGTCCAGTGGGCCGATTTGATCATCTGCAAGACCCGCCGTAACTCGATTTTCCACCAGGGCATGAGAAACTGGGCGCTCAACTTCGGTCTCGTGTTCGAGACGATACTGGCCGCGGTCCTATCGTACACGCCCGGCATGGACAAGGGCCTGCGCATGTTCCCACTCAA GTTCGTCTGGTGGCTGCCAGCCTTGCCGTTCAGCTTGTCCATCTTCGTGTACGACGAGATTCGTCGTTTCTACTTGAGACGCAACCCAGGCGGCTGGTTAGAACAAGAAACGTACTACTAG
- the LOC120429815 gene encoding sodium/potassium-transporting ATPase subunit alpha isoform X2 yields MARSIDDETGRADSYRVATVAPLKDDNRTADGQYKSRRKMPPKKKGDNLDELKQELDIDFHKITPEELYQRLQTHPENGLSHAKAKENLERDGPNALTPPKQTPEWVKFCKNLFGGFAMLLWIGAILCFVAYSIQASTVEEPADDNLYLGIVLSAVVIVTGIFSYYQESKSSKIMESFKNMVPQFATVLREGEKLTLRAEDLVIGDVVEVKFGDRIPADIRIIEARSFKVDNSSLTGESEPQSRAPDFTHENPLETKNLAFFSTNAVEGTAKGVVISCGDHTVMGRIAGLASGLDTGETPIAKEIHHFIHLITGVAVFLGVTFFVIAFILGYHWLDAVIFLIGIIVANVPEGLLATVTVCLTLTAKRMASKNCLVKNLEAVETLGSTSTICSDKTGTLTQNRMTVAHMWFDNQIIEADTTEDQSGVQYDRTSPGFKALSRIATLCNRAEFKGGQDGVPILKKEVSGDASEAALLKCMELALGDVLSIRKRNKKVCEIPFNSTNKYQVSIHETEDPSDPRHLLVMKGAPERILERCSTIFINGKEKMMDEEMKEAFNNAYLELGGLGERVLGFCDVMLPTDKFPQGFKFNADDINFPVENLRFVGLMSMIDPPRAAVPDAVAKCRSAGIKVIMVTGDHPITAKAIAKSVGIISEGNETIEDIAQRLNIPVSEVNPREAKAAVVHGSELRDLASDQLDEILRYHTEIVFARTSPQQKLIIVEGCQRMGAIVAVTGDGVNDSPALKKADIGVAMGIAGSDVSKQAADMILLDDNFASIVTGVEEGRLIFDNLKKSIAYTLTSNIPEISPFLAFILCDIPLPLGTVTILCIDLGTDMVPAISLAYEAPESDIMKRRPRDPYRDNLVNRRLISMAYGQIGMIQAAAGFFVYFVIMAENGFLPLYLFGLRKSWDSKAVNDLTDSYGQEWTYRDRKTLEFTCHTAFFVSIVVVQWADLIICKTRRNSIFHQGMRNWALNFGLVFETILAAVLSYTPGMDKGLRMFPLKFVWWLPALPFSLSIFVYDEIRRFYLRRNPGGWLEQETYY; encoded by the exons ACCGGTCGGGCGGACTCGTACCGAGTCGCCACCGTGGCACCGCTGAAGGATGACAACCGAACCGCCGACGGACAGTATAAG TCCAGACGCAAAATGCCACCAAAGAAGAAAGGAGATAATTTGGATGAGCTGAAGCAGGAGTTGGacatcgattttcacaaaatcacACCGGAAGAACTGTACCAACGACTACAGACACATCCAGAAAAT GGTCTAAGCCACGCGAAAGCAAAGGAGAACCTGGAACGAGATGGACCAAACGCACTCACCCCACCTAAACAGACGCCCGAGTGGGTCAAGTTCTGCAAGAATCTCTTCGGTGGCTTCGCCATGCTGCTGTGGATTGGTGCTATTCTCTGCTTCGTCGCCTACTCGATCCAGGCCAGTACCGTTGAGGAACCGGCCGACGATAACCTGTACCTCGGCATCGTGCTGTCCGCCGTCGTGATAGTCACCGGTATCTTCTCGTACTATCAG gaATCGAAAAGTTCAAAGATCATGGAGTCGTTCAAGAACATGGTGCCCCAGTTTGCGACCGTGCTGCGCGAGGGTGAGAAGCTGACGCTGCGCGCCGAAGACCTGGTCATCGGAGACGTCGTCGAGGTCAAGTTCGGAGACAGGATACCCGCCGATATCCGCATCATCGAGGCGCGAAGCTTTAAG GTCGACAACTCGTCGCTCACCGGAGAGTCGGAGCCGCAGTCGCGTGCCCCGGACTTTACCCACGAGAACCCGCTGGAAACCAAGAATCTGGCCTTCTTCTCCACCAACGCCGTCGAGGGAACCGCGAAGGGAGTCGTCATCAGCTGCGGAGATCACACCGTGATGGGACGTATCGCCGGGTTGGCCTCGGGTCTGGACACCGGAGAGACTCCGATCGCGAAGGAAATTCACCACTTTATCCATCTGATTACCGGTGTGGCAGTGTTTCTGGGTGTGACGTTCTTCGTGATTGCGTTCATCCTGGGTTATCACTGGCTGGATGCCGTTATCTTCCTGATTGGTATTATTGTGGCTAACGTGCCGGAGGGTCTGCTGGCAACGGTGACGGTGTGTTTGACGCTGACTGCCAAGCGTATGGCGTCGAAGAACTGTCTGGTGAAGAACTTGGAAGCTGTGGAGACGCTGGGATCGACTTCGACCATCTGCTCGGATAAGACCGGAACGCTGACCCAGAACCGGATGACCGTCGCTCACATGTGGTTCGACAACCAGATTATCGAGGCCGACACCACTGAAGACCAAAGCGGTGTTCAGTACGACCGTACCAGTCCCGGCTTTAAGGCATTGTCCCGCATCGCCACGCTGTGCAATCGTGCCGAATTTAAGGGTGGCCAAGATGGCGTACCAATCCTGAAGAAGGAAGTCAGTGGCGATGCGTCGGAAGCTGCCTTGCTGAAGTGTATGGAGCTGGCTCTCGGTGATGTACTGAGCATTCGCAAGCGTAACAAGAAGGTGTGCGAGATTCCGTTTAACTCGACTAACAAGTACCAGGTGTCGATCCACGAGACGGAGGATCCCAGCGATCCGCGCCATCTGCTCGTCATGAAGGGTGCCCCGGAGCGTATTTTGGAACGTTGCTCGACCATCTTCATCAACGGCAAGGAAAAGATGATGGACGAAGAGATGAAGGAGGCGTTCAACAACGCGTACCTGGAGCTGGGAGGACTTGGAGAGCGTGTGCTCGGATTCTGCGACGTGATGCTGCCTACGGACAAGTTCCCCCAGGGATTCAAATTCAACGCCGACGATATTAACTTCCCCGTCGAGAACCTGCGCTTCGTCGGCCTCATGTCCATGATTGACCCTCCGCGTGCCGCTGTCCCGGACGCCGTTGCCAAGTGCCGCTCCGCCGGTATCAAGGTTATCATGGTTACCGGAGATCACCCGATCACCGCCAAGGCCATTGCCAAGTCAGTCGGTATCATCTCGGAGGGCAACGAAACCATTGAGGACATCGCCCAGCGTCTCAATATCCCGGTTTCGGAGGTTAACCCTCGTGAGGCTAAGGCCGCCGTTGTGCACGGTTCGGAGCTGCGAGATCTGGCCTCGGACCAGCTCGATGAAATTCTGCGCTACCACACCGAAATTGTGTTCGCTCGTACATCGCCCCAGCAAAAGCTGATCATCGTCGAGGGTTGCCAGCGTATGGGCGCCATCGTGGCCGTAACGGGTGACGGTGTCAACGATTCACCTGCCCTGAAGAAGGCTGACATTGGTGTTGCTATGGGTATCGCCGGTTCCGACGTGTCCAAGCAG GCCGCCGACATGATCCTGCTGGACGACAACTTCGCCTCGATCGTCACCGGTGTCGAGGAGGGCCGCCTGATTTTCGACAACCTGAAGAAGTCGATCGCGTACACGCTGACGTCCAACATTCCGGAGATCTCGCCCTTCCTGGCGTTCATCCTGTGCGACATTCCGCTCCCGCTCGGCACcgtcaccattctgtgcatcgaTCTGGGAACCGACATG GTCCCGGCCATCTCTCTTGCCTACGAAGCTCCCGAGAGTGACATTATGAAGCGCCGCCCTCGTGATCCGTACCGTGACAACCTGGTCAACCGCAG ACTTATCTCGATGGCCTACGGACAGATCGGTATGATCCAGGCCGCCGCCGGTTTCTTCGTGTACTTTGTCATCATGGCCGAGAACGGCTTCCTGCCGCTGTACCTGTTCGGTCTGCGCAAGAGCTGGGACTCCAAGGCCGTCAACGATCTGACCGACTCGTACGGCCAGGAATGG ACCTACCGCGACCGCAAGACGCTCGAGTTCACCTGCCACACCGCGTTCTTCGTGTCCATCGTGGTCGTCCAGTGGGCCGATTTGATCATCTGCAAGACCCGCCGTAACTCGATTTTCCACCAGGGCATGAGAAACTGGGCGCTCAACTTCGGTCTCGTGTTCGAGACGATACTGGCCGCGGTCCTATCGTACACGCCCGGCATGGACAAGGGCCTGCGCATGTTCCCACTCAA GTTCGTCTGGTGGCTGCCAGCCTTGCCGTTCAGCTTGTCCATCTTCGTGTACGACGAGATTCGTCGTTTCTACTTGAGACGCAACCCAGGCGGCTGGTTAGAACAAGAAACGTACTACTAG